In one Coccinella septempunctata chromosome 6, icCocSept1.1, whole genome shotgun sequence genomic region, the following are encoded:
- the LOC123315360 gene encoding uncharacterized protein LOC123315360 has translation MVKENIIACSVLVLLMFLLGGVSSFPVPAQPFVNTGGIKSDVIVTQWPSTNEKSDLKEELQPGWMKRQLINFGKAASRVGNMMGSHATKISIALDKICEVIKTVIPLLAAVCHVGQFGFCAATNDAPADLSAAISPSMLSELDR, from the exons ATGGTGAAGGAAAATATAATCGCGTGTTCAGTGCTAGTGCTACTTATGTTCCTCCTTGGTGGGGTTAGTTCTTTTCCTGTTCCTGCACAACCATTCGTCAATACAGGAGGAATAAAAAGCGATGTGATAGTTACCCAGTGGCCTTCAACAAATGAAAAAAGTGATCTCAAGGAAGAACTCCAGCCTGGATGGATG AAACGTCAGCTCATCAACTTCGGAAAAGCAGCAAGCAGAGTTGGAAACATGATGGGTTCTCATGCCACTAAAATTTCGATTGCTTTAGATAAAATCTGTGAAGTTATAAAAACAGTGATACCACTTCTAGCTGCTGTTTGTCACGTGGGGCAGTTTGGATTTTGTGCAGCGACAAACGATGCACCAGCTGACCTTTCGGCTGCAATTTCACCATCGATGTTGAGCGAATTGGatcgttga